The following are encoded together in the Daphnia magna isolate NIES linkage group LG8, ASM2063170v1.1, whole genome shotgun sequence genome:
- the LOC116932151 gene encoding double-stranded RNA-binding protein Staufen homolog 2 isoform X2, which yields MHRIQGRRSKESATFEHEANWKQSNVTQEALSPKPSSELIEETDNAKSLESVDCTQKNKESECNYVNNLSTILQQMCEQSGKKKTPMCLVNELARHHKIHPQYRLTEESGPPHQKIFVVNLKLGDEQYTASGQSIKKAQHAAAELALQKTNFILPEPKSKVKHIVSSKSDKPVTPTVELNALAMKLNFPPVYTNLAPLSIKPMMPEELPPLCKGDHLLSQVDQKGKFLNTNFQRPFMYTPQRFPSNSNQKYYFNRHQPTPLRHRVTLAVGQVFVTGEGPSPQAARHHAAQQALEQLRNQIPVNKAQLDDSPLISEADTDTDLKSPVSLAHELALKLNQTVEFALLNESGPPHMRNFVVQCKLGEVTTQGEGNCKKMAKRKAAELMLDELKKVHGNGILRPCEGNNISQPRIRVKSKSGLARKKPRNLVKDVTSASNGSLGTIPQDPISQLVQLQQARREKEPVFIVLSERGIPRQSPEFVVEVTVGSITATGVGTKKKEAKRAAALKALDALSDTRKLSPIEGETTVEPLSSVSNASVSTVNCAGRQMVPGLLLIGTTPGKKIDLCRNTNASTVAGIQESSQPVIPPKNSGGLRPEIRLRYLAQVLEYEVEFSDFPKGKKGDFVSLVTLNTNPPQVSHGLGATLEEAHDNAASNMLKLIAEGALDDMAGPNKANADQRSSENQ from the exons ATGCATCGTATTCAAGGAAGGAGGTCTAAAGAAAGTGCAACATTTG AGCATGAAGCCAATTGGAAACAATCAAATGTCACTCAAGAAGCCCTGTCACCAAAACCAAGTTCAGAACTAATTGAAGAGACAGACAATGCCAAATCACTGGAAAGTGTAGACTGCACTCAGAAAAATAAGGAAAGTGAATGCAACTATGTAAATAATTTATCAACTATTTTGCAACAAATGTGTGAACAgtcagggaaaaaaaaaactcccaTGTGTCTAGTCAATGAGCTGGCTCGTCACCACAAG ATACATCCCCAATACCGTCTGACAGAAGAATCAGGACCTCCAcaccaaaaaatttttgttgtaaaTCTCAAATTGg GTGATGAACAGTATACTGCATCTGGGCAAAGTATTAAAAAAGCCCAACATGCTGCTGCAGAATTGGCCCTTCAAAAAACCAACTTCATCCTTCCTGAACCTAAAAGCAAAGTGAAACACATTGTAAGCTCTAAGAGTGACAAACCTGTTACCCCAACAGTGGAACTAAATGCCCTTGCAATGAAACTGAATTTTCCACCTGTATATACAAATTTGGCACCACTTTCAATTAAACCGATGATGCCTGAAGAACTACCACCCCTCTGTAAAGGGGATCATCTCCTAAGTCAAGTCGATCAAAAGGGGAAGTTTCTGAACACGAACTTTCAACGTCCTTTCATGTACACGCCTCAAAGGTTTCCTTCCAATTCAAACCAG AAGTATTACTTTAACCGTCATCAACCAACACCACTGAGACATCGAGTTACTTTGGCAGTTGGTCAAGTTTTCGTGACGGGCGAAGGACCGTCACCCCAAGCAGCACGACATCACGCTGCTCAACAGGCATTGGAGCAGTTGCGAAACCAAATACCGGTTAATAAAGCACAACTGGATG ATAGTCCACTGATCAGTGAAGCAGATACGGACACGGATTTAAAATCTCCTGTCTCCCTAGCTCATGAATTGGCTCTGAAATTGAATCAAACGGTGGAATTTGCATTG TTGAATGAGAGTGGGCCGCCCCACATGAGAAATTTCGTTGTGCAGTGCAAACTTGGAGAAGTTACAACACAGGGAGAAGGTAACTGTAAAAAG ATGGCGAAGAGAAAAGCGGCAGAATTAATGTtagatgaattaaaaaaagtaCATGGAAATGGTATCTTGCGCCCTTGTGAGGGAAACAACATTAGCCAACCGCGCATCCGCGTTAAAAGCAAATCAGGCCTCGCAAGGAAAAAACCTCGAAATTTGGTCAAG GATGTCACATCTGCATCGAACGGAAGTCTTGGTACAATACCCCAAGACCCAATTTCGCAACTGGTACAGTTACAACAGGCGCGGAGGGAAAAGGAGCCAGTGTTTATTGTTTTATCAGAACGCGGTATTCCACGTCAGTCCCCCGAGTTTGTAGTGGAAGTTACCGTTGGTTCAATCACTGCAACAGGTGTTGgaaccaaaaagaaagaagcgaaACGTGCTGCAGCTCTTAAGGCTTTGGATGCTCTCAGCGATACTAGAAAGTTATCGCCGATTGAAGGTGAAACAACTGTCGAACCACTTTCTTCCGTATCAAACGCATCAGTGTCTACTGTCAATTGCGCTGGTCGTCAAATGGTTCCTGGCCTTCTCTTAATAGGAACTACTCCTGGCAAAAAAATAGATCTTTGCCGCAATACTAATGCATCGACTGTTGCTGGAATCCAAGAATCTTCGCAGCCGGTCATTCCGCCTAAA AATTCTGGGGGATTGCGTCCGGAGATTCGTCTGCGCTACTTAGCCCAAGTTCTTGAATACGAGGTTGAATTTTCGGATTTCCCGAAG GGTAAAAAAGGAGATTTTGTTAGTCTCGTGACGTTAAACACGAACCCGCCCCAAGTGTCCCACGGGCTTGGTGCCACTTTGGAAGAAGCTCATGATAAC GCTGCTTCCAATATGTTGAAATTAATTGCCGAAGGGGCTCTTGATGATATGGCTGGCCCAAACAAAGCAAACGCAGATCAACGAAGTTCGGAAAACCAATAA
- the LOC116932151 gene encoding double-stranded RNA-binding protein Staufen homolog 2 isoform X3 — translation MHRIQGRRSKESATFEHEANWKQSNVTQEALSPKPSSELIEETDNAKSLESVDCTQKNKESECNYVNNLSTILQQMCEQSGKKKTPMCLVNELARHHKIHPQYRLTEESGPPHQKIFVVNLKLGDEQYTASGQSIKKAQHAAAELALQKTNFILPEPKSKVKHIVSSKSDKPVTPTVELNALAMKLNFPPVYTNLAPLSIKPMMPEELPPLCKGDHLLSQVDQKGKFLNTNFQRPFMYTPQRFPSNSNQYYFNRHQPTPLRHRVTLAVGQVFVTGEGPSPQAARHHAAQQALEQLRNQIPVNKAQLDDSPLISEADTDTDLKSPVSLAHELALKLNQTVEFALLNESGPPHMRNFVVQCKLGEVTTQGEGNCKKMAKRKAAELMLDELKKVHGNGILRPCEGNNISQPRIRVKSKSGLARKKPRNLVKDVTSASNGSLGTIPQDPISQLVQLQQARREKEPVFIVLSERGIPRQSPEFVVEVTVGSITATGVGTKKKEAKRAAALKALDALSDTRKLSPIEGETTVEPLSSVSNASVSTVNCAGRQMVPGLLLIGTTPGKKIDLCRNTNASTVAGIQESSQPVIPPKNSGGLRPEIRLRYLAQVLEYEVEFSDFPKGKKGDFVSLVTLNTNPPQVSHGLGATLEEAHDNAASNMLKLIAEGALDDMAGPNKANADQRSSENQ, via the exons ATGCATCGTATTCAAGGAAGGAGGTCTAAAGAAAGTGCAACATTTG AGCATGAAGCCAATTGGAAACAATCAAATGTCACTCAAGAAGCCCTGTCACCAAAACCAAGTTCAGAACTAATTGAAGAGACAGACAATGCCAAATCACTGGAAAGTGTAGACTGCACTCAGAAAAATAAGGAAAGTGAATGCAACTATGTAAATAATTTATCAACTATTTTGCAACAAATGTGTGAACAgtcagggaaaaaaaaaactcccaTGTGTCTAGTCAATGAGCTGGCTCGTCACCACAAG ATACATCCCCAATACCGTCTGACAGAAGAATCAGGACCTCCAcaccaaaaaatttttgttgtaaaTCTCAAATTGg GTGATGAACAGTATACTGCATCTGGGCAAAGTATTAAAAAAGCCCAACATGCTGCTGCAGAATTGGCCCTTCAAAAAACCAACTTCATCCTTCCTGAACCTAAAAGCAAAGTGAAACACATTGTAAGCTCTAAGAGTGACAAACCTGTTACCCCAACAGTGGAACTAAATGCCCTTGCAATGAAACTGAATTTTCCACCTGTATATACAAATTTGGCACCACTTTCAATTAAACCGATGATGCCTGAAGAACTACCACCCCTCTGTAAAGGGGATCATCTCCTAAGTCAAGTCGATCAAAAGGGGAAGTTTCTGAACACGAACTTTCAACGTCCTTTCATGTACACGCCTCAAAGGTTTCCTTCCAATTCAAACCAG TATTACTTTAACCGTCATCAACCAACACCACTGAGACATCGAGTTACTTTGGCAGTTGGTCAAGTTTTCGTGACGGGCGAAGGACCGTCACCCCAAGCAGCACGACATCACGCTGCTCAACAGGCATTGGAGCAGTTGCGAAACCAAATACCGGTTAATAAAGCACAACTGGATG ATAGTCCACTGATCAGTGAAGCAGATACGGACACGGATTTAAAATCTCCTGTCTCCCTAGCTCATGAATTGGCTCTGAAATTGAATCAAACGGTGGAATTTGCATTG TTGAATGAGAGTGGGCCGCCCCACATGAGAAATTTCGTTGTGCAGTGCAAACTTGGAGAAGTTACAACACAGGGAGAAGGTAACTGTAAAAAG ATGGCGAAGAGAAAAGCGGCAGAATTAATGTtagatgaattaaaaaaagtaCATGGAAATGGTATCTTGCGCCCTTGTGAGGGAAACAACATTAGCCAACCGCGCATCCGCGTTAAAAGCAAATCAGGCCTCGCAAGGAAAAAACCTCGAAATTTGGTCAAG GATGTCACATCTGCATCGAACGGAAGTCTTGGTACAATACCCCAAGACCCAATTTCGCAACTGGTACAGTTACAACAGGCGCGGAGGGAAAAGGAGCCAGTGTTTATTGTTTTATCAGAACGCGGTATTCCACGTCAGTCCCCCGAGTTTGTAGTGGAAGTTACCGTTGGTTCAATCACTGCAACAGGTGTTGgaaccaaaaagaaagaagcgaaACGTGCTGCAGCTCTTAAGGCTTTGGATGCTCTCAGCGATACTAGAAAGTTATCGCCGATTGAAGGTGAAACAACTGTCGAACCACTTTCTTCCGTATCAAACGCATCAGTGTCTACTGTCAATTGCGCTGGTCGTCAAATGGTTCCTGGCCTTCTCTTAATAGGAACTACTCCTGGCAAAAAAATAGATCTTTGCCGCAATACTAATGCATCGACTGTTGCTGGAATCCAAGAATCTTCGCAGCCGGTCATTCCGCCTAAA AATTCTGGGGGATTGCGTCCGGAGATTCGTCTGCGCTACTTAGCCCAAGTTCTTGAATACGAGGTTGAATTTTCGGATTTCCCGAAG GGTAAAAAAGGAGATTTTGTTAGTCTCGTGACGTTAAACACGAACCCGCCCCAAGTGTCCCACGGGCTTGGTGCCACTTTGGAAGAAGCTCATGATAAC GCTGCTTCCAATATGTTGAAATTAATTGCCGAAGGGGCTCTTGATGATATGGCTGGCCCAAACAAAGCAAACGCAGATCAACGAAGTTCGGAAAACCAATAA
- the LOC116932151 gene encoding double-stranded RNA-binding protein Staufen homolog 2 isoform X1, translating to MHRIQGRRSKESATFEHEANWKQSNVTQEALSPKPSSELIEETDNAKSLESVDCTQKNKESECNYVNNLSTILQQMCEQSGKKKTPMCLVNELARHHKIHPQYRLTEESGPPHQKIFVVNLKLGDEQYTASGQSIKKAQHAAAELALQKTNFILPEPKSKVKHIVSSKSDKPVTPTVELNALAMKLNFPPVYTNLAPLSIKPMMPEELPPLCKGDHLLSQVDQKGKFLNTNFQRPFMYTPQRFDYPGIVSKKYYFNRHQPTPLRHRVTLAVGQVFVTGEGPSPQAARHHAAQQALEQLRNQIPVNKAQLDDSPLISEADTDTDLKSPVSLAHELALKLNQTVEFALLNESGPPHMRNFVVQCKLGEVTTQGEGNCKKMAKRKAAELMLDELKKVHGNGILRPCEGNNISQPRIRVKSKSGLARKKPRNLVKDVTSASNGSLGTIPQDPISQLVQLQQARREKEPVFIVLSERGIPRQSPEFVVEVTVGSITATGVGTKKKEAKRAAALKALDALSDTRKLSPIEGETTVEPLSSVSNASVSTVNCAGRQMVPGLLLIGTTPGKKIDLCRNTNASTVAGIQESSQPVIPPKNSGGLRPEIRLRYLAQVLEYEVEFSDFPKGKKGDFVSLVTLNTNPPQVSHGLGATLEEAHDNAASNMLKLIAEGALDDMAGPNKANADQRSSENQ from the exons ATGCATCGTATTCAAGGAAGGAGGTCTAAAGAAAGTGCAACATTTG AGCATGAAGCCAATTGGAAACAATCAAATGTCACTCAAGAAGCCCTGTCACCAAAACCAAGTTCAGAACTAATTGAAGAGACAGACAATGCCAAATCACTGGAAAGTGTAGACTGCACTCAGAAAAATAAGGAAAGTGAATGCAACTATGTAAATAATTTATCAACTATTTTGCAACAAATGTGTGAACAgtcagggaaaaaaaaaactcccaTGTGTCTAGTCAATGAGCTGGCTCGTCACCACAAG ATACATCCCCAATACCGTCTGACAGAAGAATCAGGACCTCCAcaccaaaaaatttttgttgtaaaTCTCAAATTGg GTGATGAACAGTATACTGCATCTGGGCAAAGTATTAAAAAAGCCCAACATGCTGCTGCAGAATTGGCCCTTCAAAAAACCAACTTCATCCTTCCTGAACCTAAAAGCAAAGTGAAACACATTGTAAGCTCTAAGAGTGACAAACCTGTTACCCCAACAGTGGAACTAAATGCCCTTGCAATGAAACTGAATTTTCCACCTGTATATACAAATTTGGCACCACTTTCAATTAAACCGATGATGCCTGAAGAACTACCACCCCTCTGTAAAGGGGATCATCTCCTAAGTCAAGTCGATCAAAAGGGGAAGTTTCTGAACACGAACTTTCAACGTCCTTTCATGTACACGCCTCAAAG ATTTGATTATCCTGGAATTGTATCGAAGAAGTATTACTTTAACCGTCATCAACCAACACCACTGAGACATCGAGTTACTTTGGCAGTTGGTCAAGTTTTCGTGACGGGCGAAGGACCGTCACCCCAAGCAGCACGACATCACGCTGCTCAACAGGCATTGGAGCAGTTGCGAAACCAAATACCGGTTAATAAAGCACAACTGGATG ATAGTCCACTGATCAGTGAAGCAGATACGGACACGGATTTAAAATCTCCTGTCTCCCTAGCTCATGAATTGGCTCTGAAATTGAATCAAACGGTGGAATTTGCATTG TTGAATGAGAGTGGGCCGCCCCACATGAGAAATTTCGTTGTGCAGTGCAAACTTGGAGAAGTTACAACACAGGGAGAAGGTAACTGTAAAAAG ATGGCGAAGAGAAAAGCGGCAGAATTAATGTtagatgaattaaaaaaagtaCATGGAAATGGTATCTTGCGCCCTTGTGAGGGAAACAACATTAGCCAACCGCGCATCCGCGTTAAAAGCAAATCAGGCCTCGCAAGGAAAAAACCTCGAAATTTGGTCAAG GATGTCACATCTGCATCGAACGGAAGTCTTGGTACAATACCCCAAGACCCAATTTCGCAACTGGTACAGTTACAACAGGCGCGGAGGGAAAAGGAGCCAGTGTTTATTGTTTTATCAGAACGCGGTATTCCACGTCAGTCCCCCGAGTTTGTAGTGGAAGTTACCGTTGGTTCAATCACTGCAACAGGTGTTGgaaccaaaaagaaagaagcgaaACGTGCTGCAGCTCTTAAGGCTTTGGATGCTCTCAGCGATACTAGAAAGTTATCGCCGATTGAAGGTGAAACAACTGTCGAACCACTTTCTTCCGTATCAAACGCATCAGTGTCTACTGTCAATTGCGCTGGTCGTCAAATGGTTCCTGGCCTTCTCTTAATAGGAACTACTCCTGGCAAAAAAATAGATCTTTGCCGCAATACTAATGCATCGACTGTTGCTGGAATCCAAGAATCTTCGCAGCCGGTCATTCCGCCTAAA AATTCTGGGGGATTGCGTCCGGAGATTCGTCTGCGCTACTTAGCCCAAGTTCTTGAATACGAGGTTGAATTTTCGGATTTCCCGAAG GGTAAAAAAGGAGATTTTGTTAGTCTCGTGACGTTAAACACGAACCCGCCCCAAGTGTCCCACGGGCTTGGTGCCACTTTGGAAGAAGCTCATGATAAC GCTGCTTCCAATATGTTGAAATTAATTGCCGAAGGGGCTCTTGATGATATGGCTGGCCCAAACAAAGCAAACGCAGATCAACGAAGTTCGGAAAACCAATAA
- the LOC116932151 gene encoding double-stranded RNA-binding protein Staufen homolog isoform X4, which produces MHRIQGRRSKESATFEHEANWKQSNVTQEALSPKPSSELIEETDNAKSLESVDCTQKNKESECNYVNNLSTILQQMCEQSGKKKTPMCLVNELARHHKIHPQYRLTEESGPPHQKIFVVNLKLGDEQYTASGQSIKKAQHAAAELALQKTNFILPEPKSKVKHIVSSKSDKPVTPTVELNALAMKLNFPPVYTNLAPLSIKPMMPEELPPLCKGDHLLSQVDQKGKFLNTNFQRPFMYTPQRFDYPGIVSKKYYFNRHQPTPLRHRVTLAVGQVFVTGEGPSPQAARHHAAQQALEQLRNQIPVNKAQLDDSPLISEADTDTDLKSPVSLAHELALKLNQTVEFALLNESGPPHMRNFVVQCKLGEVTTQGEGNCKKMAKRKAAELMLDELKKVHGNGILRPCEGNNISQPRIRVKSKSGLARKKPRNLVKDVTSASNGSLGTIPQDPISQLVQLQQARREKEPVFIVLSERGVGTKKKEAKRAAALKALDALSDTRKLSPIEGETTVEPLSSVSNASVSTVNCAGRQMVPGLLLIGTTPGKKIDLCRNTNASTVAGIQESSQPVIPPKNSGGLRPEIRLRYLAQVLEYEVEFSDFPKGKKGDFVSLVTLNTNPPQVSHGLGATLEEAHDNAASNMLKLIAEGALDDMAGPNKANADQRSSENQ; this is translated from the exons ATGCATCGTATTCAAGGAAGGAGGTCTAAAGAAAGTGCAACATTTG AGCATGAAGCCAATTGGAAACAATCAAATGTCACTCAAGAAGCCCTGTCACCAAAACCAAGTTCAGAACTAATTGAAGAGACAGACAATGCCAAATCACTGGAAAGTGTAGACTGCACTCAGAAAAATAAGGAAAGTGAATGCAACTATGTAAATAATTTATCAACTATTTTGCAACAAATGTGTGAACAgtcagggaaaaaaaaaactcccaTGTGTCTAGTCAATGAGCTGGCTCGTCACCACAAG ATACATCCCCAATACCGTCTGACAGAAGAATCAGGACCTCCAcaccaaaaaatttttgttgtaaaTCTCAAATTGg GTGATGAACAGTATACTGCATCTGGGCAAAGTATTAAAAAAGCCCAACATGCTGCTGCAGAATTGGCCCTTCAAAAAACCAACTTCATCCTTCCTGAACCTAAAAGCAAAGTGAAACACATTGTAAGCTCTAAGAGTGACAAACCTGTTACCCCAACAGTGGAACTAAATGCCCTTGCAATGAAACTGAATTTTCCACCTGTATATACAAATTTGGCACCACTTTCAATTAAACCGATGATGCCTGAAGAACTACCACCCCTCTGTAAAGGGGATCATCTCCTAAGTCAAGTCGATCAAAAGGGGAAGTTTCTGAACACGAACTTTCAACGTCCTTTCATGTACACGCCTCAAAG ATTTGATTATCCTGGAATTGTATCGAAGAAGTATTACTTTAACCGTCATCAACCAACACCACTGAGACATCGAGTTACTTTGGCAGTTGGTCAAGTTTTCGTGACGGGCGAAGGACCGTCACCCCAAGCAGCACGACATCACGCTGCTCAACAGGCATTGGAGCAGTTGCGAAACCAAATACCGGTTAATAAAGCACAACTGGATG ATAGTCCACTGATCAGTGAAGCAGATACGGACACGGATTTAAAATCTCCTGTCTCCCTAGCTCATGAATTGGCTCTGAAATTGAATCAAACGGTGGAATTTGCATTG TTGAATGAGAGTGGGCCGCCCCACATGAGAAATTTCGTTGTGCAGTGCAAACTTGGAGAAGTTACAACACAGGGAGAAGGTAACTGTAAAAAG ATGGCGAAGAGAAAAGCGGCAGAATTAATGTtagatgaattaaaaaaagtaCATGGAAATGGTATCTTGCGCCCTTGTGAGGGAAACAACATTAGCCAACCGCGCATCCGCGTTAAAAGCAAATCAGGCCTCGCAAGGAAAAAACCTCGAAATTTGGTCAAG GATGTCACATCTGCATCGAACGGAAGTCTTGGTACAATACCCCAAGACCCAATTTCGCAACTGGTACAGTTACAACAGGCGCGGAGGGAAAAGGAGCCAGTGTTTATTGTTTTATCAGAACGCG GTGTTGgaaccaaaaagaaagaagcgaaACGTGCTGCAGCTCTTAAGGCTTTGGATGCTCTCAGCGATACTAGAAAGTTATCGCCGATTGAAGGTGAAACAACTGTCGAACCACTTTCTTCCGTATCAAACGCATCAGTGTCTACTGTCAATTGCGCTGGTCGTCAAATGGTTCCTGGCCTTCTCTTAATAGGAACTACTCCTGGCAAAAAAATAGATCTTTGCCGCAATACTAATGCATCGACTGTTGCTGGAATCCAAGAATCTTCGCAGCCGGTCATTCCGCCTAAA AATTCTGGGGGATTGCGTCCGGAGATTCGTCTGCGCTACTTAGCCCAAGTTCTTGAATACGAGGTTGAATTTTCGGATTTCCCGAAG GGTAAAAAAGGAGATTTTGTTAGTCTCGTGACGTTAAACACGAACCCGCCCCAAGTGTCCCACGGGCTTGGTGCCACTTTGGAAGAAGCTCATGATAAC GCTGCTTCCAATATGTTGAAATTAATTGCCGAAGGGGCTCTTGATGATATGGCTGGCCCAAACAAAGCAAACGCAGATCAACGAAGTTCGGAAAACCAATAA